The window AATATGCCGTGCGCCAATGCGTCGTCCTTCCGCTGTCTCAGTTCTGTAGCCAAGTTCCTTGAAGGCTATCCACTTGCCTTGATTGCCAGGATTTTGAGGGTTCATTGAGTAGTGCTCAAATTTAGCGGGGTCAATGAGTGCTTTGTCTGCGTAAGGCAGCGCACCTCCTGTTTCCCAATCTTGTTCCATTCTTTCTTAGAGATACTGCATCTGAACGTGCCGTTTAGGGTGACAATAGACCACTGAGGGTTTAGTATCGCAGCCTTCCCAAAATGGGTGACGCGGCTGCTGAATAACGTATAGGCATAGAGATGGAAACCAACCGAATTCAACCTGTTCGGGGCATGAGTGATGTTCTGCCCGATACCTGCGCCGCGTATCGGGCTGTCGAAACAGAGCTGCATCAATGCTTTGAGCAATTTGGCTATCGGCCTATTAACGTGCCGCTGGTGGAGCATACTGAGCTGTATTTGCGAAAGTCGGGTGAAGCAAT of the Acaryochloris thomasi RCC1774 genome contains:
- a CDS encoding DUF6883 domain-containing protein, yielding MEQDWETGGALPYADKALIDPAKFEHYSMNPQNPGNQGKWIAFKELGYRTETAEGRRIGARHIVQQLSGALPMTAAIEGRRSNHGRRFIMRVVIQGLNNRQATLGRVIN